The DNA region GTTTGCATGCTGACGGCACGCCGCTTCTGGATCGCACACGGTAACATCGAGGCGTTGCGGGAAAAGCAAAAGCACTTTATGGCCAGCAATTCGCCGCTTTTGTTCGCCAACAACCTCAACCGGAGTAATGGTGGCGCTGGAACTGGGGGAGGGAGTGGGACGACGGAGCAGCAAAAGGGGACGGCGCAGCCCAAGTGTACCAACATAGAGGCGGACATTGACGCGAGCTTGAAGCGAAAGACGTACAGCAATTCGCCGAAAATGAAGTCGGTCAACGAGGGTGGTAAAGATACAGTCGATGATGGGGAGGACAAGAAGCAGCTGTAAGATTAGGAAAGTAGTTGGACACATGATGGTAGTTAATTTATTCATTATTCGTTAACTCTAAGTCTTGTTAGGTGATTTGAAGACTAGTAAAAGTTTATTACTATCCTTGAAATTGTTGTACACAAGTGTGATATTATTTCGTCGGAAATAAGTTGCTTTCGAAATTCATTTTCATAACCAAACCGTTATTCATGTCTGCTGGCAATACTGTTAAACATGATCTCCAAAGAATAAAAAGCAAATCAAACGTACAGTCGAATGTTTCTTccactaaaattataaaaaaacattttttcttttatcaaacgtcatgattcTTGGCTATTGCTCATTCAActcatcagaaaaaaatagatttaagaCAAActcgaacaaaacaaaacatagtATTATATAGCAATGCAAACTGACACCAGACAGCCAAATACTACAAATTTCTCTCTGAGCTGGCACGCTGTTTGAGTAGTTTtggattaaataaaaaaaaactgtaaatatagTAAAGTTATGACATATTAAAAGTTACTTTTGAGCTCTCGTGCAAAGATTATAAAGTCAGTCCAAAAAAAACAAGCACTCGCGTGTGTTCACAAATCAGTAAAAAGAGGCTTTTGGTTATTACACAGTATGTTTCGGGAGTGTTTGCTAAAATCTTTTAGAAGCAGTTTCATAAATTTGTACTAAAACATACATGAAtcttgttgaacaatggttaaCATAACAAAGTAGTTAAAACAAGCCGACCACcaacaaataatcaaaatcaacCACATAACCAGTTTTACTTTGACGCACGAGAAGATATAGAACAAGATCTAGTCCAATTCCAATATTTATTAGCAAGAAACCACAAACTCTTGGTGCACCATCGCCGCGCGTTGATTTATACATGCAaacaaaaaagcgaaaaaagtCTTCTTTCCCGCGATGAAACATTACACAGAGTTTAAGACTTTTTACATGCCGACTGAGAAGAATACTTTTAAAGGATCgatccccccccctcgtaacgtGTAACTTCCCGCGCTATAACCAAAACACAAACCGAGATTGTGTGGATCACGAAATGCAGAGTGACCGCCGCCAAGACACGCGCACATTCTCGCTAGCGAGATAGTGTTTAAGCAAGGAaagatgaaaaattgttgatttctgtTTTCTCTAATATTTCTCCCAATGCAAGGGAGGAGACCTCGTTTGGTGTTTAATGGATAAGCTAAAAGACAGAAATTTGCtgatcaaaatattgaataaatgtCTTCAAAGGGTAAACATTGAATCAAATGGTTGTTTTATTATTTCGTTTTTATCACATTCCATATTAGAAGTCCAGCGGGGCCGCACGGTTGATTGTTGACCTTTTTCTGGCTTgttcccaataacagttgaacCAAACTTGTTCTCGActagaacagaacactgatgaagtctgcaagtagtagacgaagtACGTAGGTAAGTactatctgtcaagatattgaCATATATAGCGAAGTTAAAACAAActactcgtctctttgtattcataatattatgcagtttagaaaagtacttaaaaagttatgctaaaaaacgattttaacaaaagtccggaagattgtaaaaatggtggtttttgtaagaaaacccatacacatacatacatttttagaaagatgTTTTAATGTAAGTGAAAGTGATTAAGACTCGGATGATGAGATAAGGAAAACAGGACCGAGTAGGTCGGTGGTTCGCAGTAGAAGAGACAGAGTTTTATTGCTCACACTAGCTTATCGACTTTGCTTACAAAAGGTTTGTCGACTTGTATGTCGACATTGCAGGGTTGTTATTACAGTTCTTCCCTTTTTGAGTTATAGTTTATTAcaattaatatttcaaaatttcactgatatTTAATTCTGAATGAAAGACaccaattaaaaatgcaatcaATTATTTGTACAAGAAATTCaacattgcttttttttttagaaataaacaAAACGACTATCTTTCCTAGCCTTTTTCAATCGGCTCGATCTACGCGGATTGAATTCCGAATGATCTTGTTGACCTTCTGAATGCAAATTCTCAGGGCACCTTATAGTTCTTGATGAACCCTCCTGGGGATCGAACTCGCGAGAACCTTCTTGGTCGACGTCCATCGGCTCGTGGAAGACGAAAGAATCGGAGACGAACCCGTAAAATTCATCATCGGCatcgtcttcttcttcttcgcggCTTCTCTTTCGATTCTGCATTCTCTCGTACCTCGACGCCACCAGCAGACCGCCCCGGGTGTAGCCACCACGCGCTACCTTAATCTGATTTCGGTGGGCCAGGTAAACGCGGCCCCCAACGGACACCTGAAATGTATAAGAAGAAATCCGTCTAAGAAATTTTGCTTCCAACCAACGACGAATTTctgttgatttgaaattttaaaataaactagATCTCCCGGCCGAAGATTGTCAATCTCATCTCTTTTCACTGGAGCAACAGGTACACTTTCAGCTTTCTCGTTAGTCGtcaaatttttcttaaaactgcTCCGTGGATTCAACAAATCTAATAATGTTTTgggtttaaaattaaacaaacgcTCGGACGGAAACGAACCATTATCCAAACAGGTATTTCTataattaaacaagaaaaacgaaACTACGTCCTCTATGTTCATTCCCTTCATCTCGGGATCCAACATAAACTTTTTCAACCCTTCCTTGACGACTCTAACCATTCGCTCAGCTTGCCCATTGCTGGATGGATTATACGGTGGGCTCTTCATCACCCTAATGTTGTTTCTctccaaaaaatcaacaaactcACGAGAATGAAACGGTGGGCCTCCATCGGTAACAACAACATCCGGCAGACCAAAACTGGcaaaaaaactcataaattttgattttacattccTGGCATCTGTTCCAAACTTCATGTAATAAACTTCCAACCATTTTGAAAAACTATCGACAATAACCAGGAAaactttcttatcaaaataaaagaaatctGCATGAATACGAGCAAAAGGCTTTTTAGTCGGAATCCAAGGTGAGTGAGGGACTGGTTTTGAAACAGCGTTCATTTCGCAACAAATATTACATGATTTAACAAAACATTCAATGTCATGATTCATGCCAAACCAGTAAACAGTTCTTCTTGCCAGTtgcttaatttttgtaatacctGAATGATTTTTATGCAACAAACTTAAAATCCGCTTTTGTAAACAAACTGGAATACAAACACGATCTTGATAAAGTAAACAACCTTCAACTTCTTCCAAGTCTTGATGTTGAGCGTAAACATCCCGAAAGTTCCGGTCCAATTTATCTGGCCaaccatttttcataaaataaacaaccTGTTGTAAAAATTTATCCTTTTTGGTTTCCCTTGCAATAAGGGCAAAATCCAAAGGAAACTCGTTggtaatatttaaacatttaatatacTCTCGCTGAAGCGCAGCTGGAACTTCTTCAGGTAGAGGAAAACGCGAGCAAAAGTCTGCGTTCCCCATCTTGGCAGAGGGTCTGTAAACAATATCAAACTCATAAATACTCAACTCCAAAACATATCTTTGTAACCGTGTCACAAACAACGAGTTTCTCCCCTCCCTGCCAAAAATTCCAATTAACGGCTTATGATCAGTAAAAACTGTAAACTTCTTGCCAAACAAATACTTGTGAAACTTCTTAATGGTACTAACAACAGCTAATGCTTCAAGGTGCAGAATTGGGTAAGATTTTTGTGCATTATTTAAACTGAAAGATGTAAAACAAACTGGTCTCTCTTCACCATTTATCTGATGTGCAATAACTCCACCCAGACCATAACTACAAGCATCAGTCACAACTATCACAGGCTTACTCGGGTCAAAAAATTCCAACAATTTTGAGTTTAACAAAGATTGCTTGCAGTGCTCAAAAGCTCGATTACACTCAGAGCTCCAAACAAAACGCACTTCCTTTTTAAGTAAACGATACAAACAACTGAGGCGTGTGGACAAATTGGGAATGAATTTACCATAGTAATTAATCAAACCCAAAAATGCCTTAAGTTCAGAAACATTATTCGGAATTTTAGCCCTCCGAATAGTTTCAACTCTATCTGGGCTAGGCATTAAACCATTGTCGGTCAAAACATGGCCCAAAAATGGCAAACTATTCACAAACCATTTGCATTTCTGCAGATTGACCTTGATATTAGCATTAGAGAGACGCTCCAACACTAATTCAAGCTTACACACAGTCCTCTTTGTCCTTGCCTGCAATCAAAACATCGTCCAAATAACAATAGACCCCATCTATGTTAAACAAAACTTTCTCCATAATGCGCTGAAAAATAGCAGCACTGGAAGACGCACCCTGTGGTAGTCTAttataaacaaacaaaccaatAATTGTGTTAATTACCATTATTTCACGTGATTTCTTTGACAACAATAATTGCGTGTAAGCACCAGCAAGGTCAAGTGAGCAAAAACTTTAGCACCAGCCAAAGACGCAAAAATATCCTGCACTAAAGGCAAAGGATAAGTATTTGGTATAATCACTTTATTGATAGAAACTTTACAGTCAATGACCATTCTAATACCGCCGTCTTTTTTAATCACAACAATGACTGGTGATGCCCACTCGCTTGCATCTACTGGTGTAATCACACCATCACGCtctaaacttttcaaatgttcaatCACCTTGTCTTTCAACCTTAACGGCACATCATAAGCACGCTTAAAATTGGAGTGTCACATTTTAAAACAAGTTCTGCTTCAAACCCTTGAATTGGTGATGCCAGagatttatcaaaaatattaggAAACTTACGCTTAAACTTCTCGACCATATGATCTTGAAAAACGTCCAGCTGCTTGATCCCAGCGCTGATTCCAAAAGCATCTCTCCAGCGCGGAGTAAACACATCCAGCCAGTCTCGCCCGAGAAGAGGTGCAAAAACACTGCTACAACGAAGCACGATCAGCTTGACGTTACTCCTGATGCCGTTGAAAACAACCTCGACGGAAATCTGCCCTCAACGTTCAGCCGACTTCCGTTGATTACGGCTAGCTTCCGGTCGCACTTCATCAAAGGGATATGCTTAAACTTCTTCTCGTAAACAACCGAATTAATCACAGAAACTGCTGCTCCGCAATCCACCTCCATTTCCAGCTGTTTTCCGTCGACGTAAACTTGGCGCAAGCAAGCTCGCTCAACTTCTTGATAGACGAGATCATAAGACAGTTCATGTCTTCGTCATAATCACTCTCGTCTTCACGATAGTTAACCAGCCGACGATTCACATTTTTGGAAGTAGAAGCTGGTTCGTCCAAAAATTTCACAGCTTTTTTATTTTCCGGTAAGTCAAAACAATAACTACGCGTGTGACCAGGCCGACGACAGTGATTACAGAAAAATTTACGATTAGTCGCCGCCGGTGAACGATGCCTGCGACCCGCAGAGAACGAACGACTTCTCTCTCCTACCTCCCGGACGTCCCCTGCTGCGCGATCGACCACGAAAACTGGGCGCACCGTTCGCTCTGTTGTTCCTGTTACGGTCACCAACACGATTAAGCACATTTCCTCTATAAACATCATTGTCCGACACTAGCTTGGCCCGCACTGTAGCAAGCTCCCGGTTTAcgatcaatttttcaactttcgtTAACGTAAGATCTTCCTCGTCAAAGAGCCGCTGCCTAAGAACTTCATCGTTCAAACCACAAACAAGACGATCCCGAATGGCTTGATCCTTGAACTGCCCGAAGTCACAAAGCTCCGCCTGCTGTTTCACGTTTAGAATGAAATCTTCAGCACTCTCGTTTTCCCGCTGTTTGCGCTGATAAAATTTAAATCGCTGAATCATGTCACTATCGGTTTTATCGTATCTTTTTTGCAAAGCAGTAGTAATCGACACGAAAGTTTCCTTTTGAGGTCTTTCCCGGGAATAGCTTTTCAGCTCGGTGTATACCTCCCTGCTACTCGCAGCTAAAAACGCCTTCTTCTTATCCTCATCCTGCTCCACCTGGTGGTGAGCGAAAACCCACTCAACTGCTCGAGGTATTGCGCAAACGGGATGGTCCCGGGAATGAATTGTTCGATTTGGTTGACCAGCGTCATGCTGTTGGGCATTTTGGAGAATAAAACACAGCCGATTTAAACTTGGCAAACTATGCAACAGGAGCAACCAAACTGTCAAATTGTTAAGCCCGATGCGATGCCACACAACTTTGAATTATTAAACACCGTCAGACACTCAAGTGTCGCGTCAAAAGCTGATGACTACCGCGTGTGCTAAACAATGgcgtcaaaacaacaaaaaactcttTTATTCTCTAACACACAATGGCAAAACAAAATGGTGCCCAAGTTGCTAATTTGGAGACTACCAAACGTGTCTCgaataaatattttcagcgTCCAAACAAACGAACTTCTTACTGCTAACGTGAAACTTACTTGTTAATCTGCTACAAACCAGATGACCTTGTCAAGAATGACCGAAGACCACAGCAGCCGGTGCAGAAAATCAGCGTAAAACCACCGCCGCAAGAGAAAAGAATCCTTCCTTTACTAGTACTTCTCCGTCGTCGCCACTTTAATGTAAGTGAAAGTGATTAAGACTCGGATGATGAGATAAGGAAAACAGGACCGAGTAGGTCGGTGGTTCGCAGTAGAAGAGACAGAGTCTTATTGCTCACACTAGCTTATCGACTTTGCTTACAAAGGTTTGTCGACTTGTATGTCGACATTGCAGGGTTGTTATTACAGATGTTAAAAGTCCTTTCCAATGAGCTTAAACATcgtagatctgacaaccctatcaaaagttatgagtacttaagtgttatttatactctTTTTAGAGACCGGATCTAATatatttcgataaaaacgatggCTGGAtcaatcatgcgacatatcgttgtatgtgtaatcaaaatacctatccaacgagtccaaaagatCAATGATCTGTCAACCCTATCCAGTTATAAGTTTATAAAGTTTTATTTCGAGAGAATTTGTAGGttgtacatttttatttaaactgaAAACTATAATATGTGAGGAAGGAATCAACCACCttacggtggattaagtaacgttttcattaattaattgcttttatgcagaaaaaagccacctgaaaaaaaagtttgttcgcCTGTTCATTTTAgggaaactgttatttttatatcaaatttaaccgatattttatttgttgatgcatggtgtaggatAGATACAATGAATTTAAGAGGACCATTATTTATTGTAAAAagataacgaaaaaaaagttttgttcaataatatgtctcaaaacaaaaaacgttactatttttaaacaccTGGAAAATTATCTTCTCCAAtcatgctcaaatttggcaaggCTGATGGTACTatcaaaagtcaaagtagttatgtcatagacataaccggaatggcgtag from Culex quinquefasciatus strain JHB chromosome 3, VPISU_Cqui_1.0_pri_paternal, whole genome shotgun sequence includes:
- the LOC119769713 gene encoding uncharacterized protein LOC119769713 isoform X1 encodes the protein MLLLPMEAHRFILVSVGGRVYLAHRNQIKVARGGYTRGGLLVASRYERMQNRKRSREEEEDDADDEFYGFVSDSFVFHEPMDVDQEGSREFDPQEGSSRTIRCPENLHSEGQQDHSEFNPRRSSRLKKARKDSRFVYF
- the LOC119769713 gene encoding uncharacterized protein LOC119769713 isoform X2 codes for the protein MRLPQVSVGGRVYLAHRNQIKVARGGYTRGGLLVASRYERMQNRKRSREEEEDDADDEFYGFVSDSFVFHEPMDVDQEGSREFDPQEGSSRTIRCPENLHSEGQQDHSEFNPRRSSRLKKARKDSRFVYF
- the LOC119769713 gene encoding uncharacterized protein LOC119769713 isoform X3, encoding MVSVGGRVYLAHRNQIKVARGGYTRGGLLVASRYERMQNRKRSREEEEDDADDEFYGFVSDSFVFHEPMDVDQEGSREFDPQEGSSRTIRCPENLHSEGQQDHSEFNPRRSSRLKKARKDSRFVYF